A genomic region of Rhodococcus pyridinivorans contains the following coding sequences:
- a CDS encoding alpha/beta hydrolase gives MPATQVDRLAAFEARQGRIIAAVTDFGERHPLTARVWGWLGLDFTGVAFAALFFCWSLTPSLLPRDWLFQGLIGGINAAIGYGVGCVVGWPVARFLLPAWRWWPPPLPVLRAIKVAVPVAAVLASLVALVLSAGEQRQLAALMGVEGTTTSGYLRTIVLSVAVAAALIALWRGLRDIVRWVSMLLMRRTRMPLGLARTLGVLVVVLATFMLIDGVLVRGSYAIVNQAFGLEDDTTRPGAIQPVDPAKSGSPESLAAWETLGFEGRNFVSRGLDAEELTAVNGSPAPEPIRVYVGLDTAPTPEERIDLVLAELERTGAFDRSTLVLIPTTGTGWVNPTAARAMELVHNGDLAMVAWQYSYLPSWISFLADREKAAAAGKMLIERVHERWSQLPEDDRPDLFLYGESLGTQSGEGAFDSLAEIRAQMDGVLWVGPPNSNRLWRQLVERRDPGTTEVQPVYADGLVVRFADSREAIHEPDTPWLSPRVLYIQHASDPVVWWSPDLLFSRPDWLSEPPGRDRLPQMRWFPFVTFWQVSADLTNAAGVPDGHGHNYGSAVLEGWIEITQPEGWSENDTERVRIALEAFAEDDGPEK, from the coding sequence GTGCCGGCCACCCAGGTCGATCGACTGGCGGCGTTCGAGGCCCGGCAGGGCCGGATCATCGCCGCGGTCACCGACTTCGGTGAGCGCCACCCCCTCACCGCGCGGGTGTGGGGGTGGCTCGGCCTGGACTTCACGGGCGTCGCCTTCGCCGCGCTGTTCTTCTGCTGGTCGCTGACGCCGTCGCTGCTTCCGCGCGACTGGCTCTTCCAGGGCCTGATCGGCGGCATCAACGCCGCGATCGGGTACGGCGTCGGATGCGTCGTCGGCTGGCCCGTGGCCCGCTTCCTGCTCCCCGCGTGGCGATGGTGGCCGCCGCCGCTGCCTGTGCTGCGTGCCATCAAGGTCGCGGTTCCGGTCGCGGCCGTTCTCGCGTCGCTCGTCGCGCTCGTGCTCTCCGCCGGCGAGCAACGCCAGCTCGCCGCCCTGATGGGTGTCGAGGGCACCACGACCTCGGGATATCTGCGCACCATCGTGCTGAGCGTCGCGGTCGCTGCCGCCCTCATCGCTCTGTGGCGCGGGTTGCGCGACATCGTCCGCTGGGTGTCGATGCTGCTCATGCGCCGCACCCGGATGCCGCTCGGTCTCGCCCGCACGCTCGGCGTTCTCGTCGTCGTGCTGGCGACCTTCATGCTCATCGACGGCGTGCTCGTCCGAGGCTCCTACGCGATCGTCAATCAGGCGTTCGGCCTGGAGGACGACACCACTCGTCCCGGGGCGATCCAACCGGTCGACCCCGCAAAGTCCGGCAGTCCCGAGTCCCTCGCGGCCTGGGAGACGCTCGGATTCGAGGGTCGCAACTTCGTCTCGCGAGGACTCGACGCCGAGGAACTGACCGCCGTCAACGGCAGTCCCGCACCGGAACCGATCCGCGTGTACGTCGGTCTCGACACCGCACCCACCCCGGAAGAACGCATCGACCTCGTCCTCGCGGAACTCGAGCGGACCGGTGCCTTCGACCGCTCGACGCTCGTCCTGATCCCCACCACCGGCACCGGCTGGGTCAATCCCACCGCGGCCCGCGCGATGGAGCTCGTGCACAACGGCGACCTGGCGATGGTGGCCTGGCAGTACTCCTACCTCCCGAGCTGGATCTCCTTCCTCGCCGACCGTGAGAAGGCTGCGGCCGCAGGCAAGATGCTGATCGAGCGGGTACACGAACGCTGGTCGCAGCTGCCCGAGGACGACCGCCCCGATCTGTTCCTCTACGGCGAGAGCCTCGGCACGCAGTCGGGGGAGGGTGCCTTCGACAGCCTTGCCGAGATCCGCGCCCAGATGGACGGGGTGTTGTGGGTGGGCCCGCCCAACTCCAACCGTCTGTGGCGGCAGCTCGTCGAGCGCCGCGATCCCGGCACGACCGAGGTGCAACCGGTGTACGCGGACGGTCTCGTCGTGCGCTTCGCAGACAGCCGGGAGGCGATCCACGAGCCCGACACACCGTGGCTGTCGCCGCGCGTGCTCTACATCCAGCACGCCTCGGATCCCGTCGTCTGGTGGTCGCCGGACCTGTTGTTCTCCCGCCCCGACTGGCTGTCGGAGCCGCCCGGACGCGACCGGCTGCCGCAGATGCGGTGGTTCCCCTTCGTCACCTTCTGGCAGGTCTCCGCAGACCTCACCAACGCTGCCGGCGTCCCCGACGGACACGGCCACAACTACGGGTCGGCGGTGCTCGAGGGATGGATCGAGATCACCCAGCCCGAGGGCTGGAGCGAGAACGACACCGAGCGGGTGCGCATCGCCCTCGAGGCGTTCGCGGAGGACGACGGGCCCGAGAAATGA
- the purL gene encoding phosphoribosylformylglycinamidine synthase subunit PurL, whose translation MSPHVDTVSHAAETPDAAQPYRELGLKEDEYTRIKEILGRRPTDAELAMYSVMWSEHCSYKSSKVHLRYFGETTTDEMRESMLAGIGENAGVVDIGDGWAVTFKVESHNHPSYIEPYQGAATGVGGIVRDIMAMGARPIAVMDQLRFGAADHPDTRRVVDGVVRGVGGYGNSLGLPNVGGETVFDASYQGNPLVNALCAGAMRVEDLHLAHASGTGNKVILFGARTGLDGIGGVSVLASETFDDSAGGRPKKLPSVQVGDPFTEKVLIECCLDLYREKLVVGIQDLGGAGLSCATSELAAAGDGGMHINLERVPTRAKGMTPAEVLSSESQERMCAVVTPDNVDAFMDVCKKWDVLATVIGEVTDGDRLVIDWHGETVVDVPPRTVAHEGPVYERPVERPASQDELIANTTAGLKRPETADELRETLLKMLASPALCSRKWITEQYDRYVRGNTVLAENADAGVVRIDEETGRGIALATDASGRYTQLDPYTGAQLALAEAYRNVAVTGSTPKAVSNCLNFGSPEDPGVMWQFQQAVRGLADGCAKLGIPVTGGNVSFYNQTGATAILPTPVVAVLGVIDDVHRRIPTGVGLEPGETLILLGETRDEFDGSIWAQVEHDHLGGVPPKVDLDRERLLSEILTAGSRDGLISAAHDLSEGGLAQAVVEAALAGETGCRVLLPEGADPFVTLFSESAGRVLVAVPRTEESRFTGMCTARNMPWVRIGVVDEGSDSVEIQGLFSIPMTELREVWEGTLPALFG comes from the coding sequence GTGTCACCGCACGTGGATACCGTCTCCCACGCCGCCGAAACCCCCGACGCCGCTCAGCCCTATCGGGAGCTGGGTCTGAAGGAAGACGAGTACACCCGGATCAAGGAGATCCTGGGCCGTCGCCCCACCGACGCCGAACTCGCCATGTACTCGGTGATGTGGTCCGAGCACTGCTCGTACAAGTCGTCGAAGGTGCACCTGCGCTATTTCGGCGAGACCACCACCGACGAGATGCGTGAGTCGATGCTCGCGGGCATCGGTGAGAACGCCGGCGTCGTCGACATCGGCGACGGCTGGGCCGTGACCTTCAAGGTCGAGTCGCACAACCACCCGTCCTACATCGAGCCATACCAGGGCGCCGCGACCGGCGTGGGCGGCATCGTCCGCGACATCATGGCCATGGGCGCCCGCCCGATCGCCGTGATGGACCAGCTCCGCTTCGGCGCCGCCGATCACCCCGACACCCGTCGCGTCGTCGACGGTGTCGTGCGCGGTGTCGGCGGCTACGGCAACTCCCTGGGCCTGCCCAACGTCGGTGGCGAGACCGTCTTCGACGCCTCCTACCAGGGCAACCCGCTCGTGAACGCGCTGTGCGCGGGTGCGATGCGCGTGGAGGACCTGCACCTCGCCCACGCTTCCGGCACGGGCAACAAGGTCATCCTGTTCGGCGCCCGCACCGGCCTCGACGGCATCGGCGGCGTATCCGTCCTCGCCTCCGAGACCTTCGACGACAGCGCCGGCGGCCGCCCCAAGAAGCTCCCGAGCGTGCAGGTGGGCGACCCCTTCACCGAGAAGGTGCTCATCGAGTGCTGCCTCGACCTCTACCGCGAGAAGCTCGTCGTCGGCATCCAGGACCTCGGCGGTGCCGGTCTGTCCTGCGCGACCTCCGAGCTCGCCGCCGCCGGCGACGGTGGCATGCACATCAACCTCGAGCGTGTCCCGACGCGCGCGAAGGGCATGACCCCGGCCGAGGTGCTGTCCTCGGAGTCGCAGGAACGCATGTGCGCGGTCGTCACGCCCGACAACGTCGACGCCTTCATGGACGTCTGCAAGAAGTGGGACGTCCTGGCCACCGTCATCGGTGAGGTCACCGACGGCGACCGCCTCGTCATCGACTGGCACGGCGAGACCGTCGTCGACGTGCCGCCGCGCACGGTCGCGCACGAGGGCCCGGTCTACGAGCGCCCCGTCGAGCGCCCGGCCTCGCAGGACGAGCTGATCGCGAACACCACCGCCGGCCTGAAGCGTCCGGAGACCGCCGACGAGCTGCGCGAGACGCTGCTGAAGATGCTCGCGTCGCCGGCGCTGTGCAGCCGCAAGTGGATCACCGAGCAGTACGACCGCTACGTGCGCGGCAACACGGTGCTCGCCGAGAACGCCGACGCCGGTGTGGTCCGTATCGACGAGGAGACCGGCCGCGGCATCGCGCTCGCGACCGACGCTTCGGGCCGCTACACGCAGCTCGATCCGTACACGGGCGCCCAGCTCGCCCTCGCCGAGGCCTACCGCAACGTCGCCGTCACCGGTTCGACGCCGAAGGCCGTCTCGAACTGCCTGAACTTCGGTTCGCCCGAGGACCCCGGCGTGATGTGGCAGTTCCAGCAGGCCGTGCGCGGCCTCGCGGACGGCTGCGCGAAGCTCGGCATCCCCGTCACCGGTGGCAACGTCAGCTTCTACAACCAGACCGGCGCCACCGCGATCCTGCCGACCCCGGTCGTCGCGGTGCTCGGTGTAATCGACGATGTGCACCGTCGCATCCCCACCGGCGTCGGCCTCGAGCCGGGCGAGACGCTGATCCTGCTCGGCGAGACCCGCGACGAGTTCGACGGCTCCATCTGGGCGCAGGTCGAACACGACCACCTCGGTGGTGTCCCGCCGAAGGTCGATCTCGACCGTGAGCGGCTGCTGTCGGAGATCCTCACCGCCGGTTCGCGCGACGGCCTGATCTCCGCCGCACACGACCTGTCCGAGGGTGGTCTCGCGCAGGCCGTCGTCGAGGCCGCACTCGCGGGCGAGACCGGCTGCCGCGTGCTGCTCCCCGAGGGCGCCGATCCGTTCGTGACGTTGTTCTCCGAATCTGCCGGCCGCGTGCTCGTGGCCGTGCCGCGCACCGAGGAATCGCGCTTCACGGGCATGTGCACCGCACGCAACATGCCGTGGGTGCGCATCGGCGTCGTCGACGAGGGATCCGACTCCGTCGAGATCCAGGGCCTGTTCTCGATCCCCATGACCGAGCTGCGCGAGGTGTGGGAAGGGACCCTGCCTGCCCTGTTCGGGTAA
- a CDS encoding Uma2 family endonuclease: MDVPSYPDHLLSLDEWAALPESDGHHVEVCEGVLLAAPAPGAAHDHAAVTLALLLDEKLPDEWCALGGVEVLVAEKPLTVRCPDVIVVGRSLVDADPDRAPISEVKLVVEVTVDGTARTDRVTKFSEYAEAGVPQYWIVDLGGPPVIATFTLVDGWYRFDGEHSGTVTLDALGTEVAVTPSGFVPAPVNPVAPAQR, from the coding sequence GTGGACGTCCCGTCCTACCCCGATCATCTGCTGTCCCTCGACGAGTGGGCGGCCCTGCCCGAATCCGACGGGCACCATGTGGAGGTGTGCGAGGGCGTGCTCCTCGCCGCGCCCGCGCCGGGGGCGGCGCACGATCATGCCGCGGTGACCCTGGCGTTGCTCCTCGACGAGAAGCTGCCCGACGAATGGTGCGCGCTCGGAGGCGTCGAGGTGCTGGTCGCGGAGAAGCCGCTGACGGTGCGGTGCCCCGACGTGATCGTCGTGGGACGCTCCCTCGTCGACGCCGATCCCGATCGGGCGCCGATCTCCGAGGTGAAGCTGGTCGTGGAGGTCACCGTCGACGGCACGGCCCGCACCGACCGCGTCACGAAGTTCTCCGAATACGCGGAGGCCGGCGTCCCGCAGTACTGGATCGTCGATCTCGGCGGACCGCCGGTGATCGCGACCTTCACGCTCGTCGACGGGTGGTACCGATTCGACGGGGAGCACTCGGGCACCGTCACCCTCGATGCGCTGGGCACCGAGGTGGCCGTCACACCGTCGGGGTTCGTGCCCGCACCGGTGAACCCCGTCGCGCCTGCACAACGATAG
- a CDS encoding M18 family aminopeptidase has translation MSSTRADARGLCNFVDLSPSPFHVCATVAAALTEAGFVELHEQQAWPSEPGRFFLVRGGSLIAWSTEGVADDPAAPFRIVGGHTDSPNLRVKQHPDLTSAGWRMVGLEPYGGAWLNSWLDRDLGISGRFTVRAAETTEDVLVRVDAPVLRVPQLAIHLSEDRKGVQLDPQRHVNGVWGVGTEPRSFIAWVAEQHGIDPGAVLGWELMTHDLAPSAVVGPGRDLVSAPRLDNQGTCYAGLHALLAAAEHVAAHGGPMPLLALFDHEEVGSMSDRGAFSELLDTVLERIVLLRGGGREEFLRARAGSIVASGDMAHATHPNYPERHEPAHRIAVNGGPVLKVNQNLRYASDATGAGAFALACEQAGVPLQRYVHRADLPCGSTIGPITASRTGITTVDVGAPQLAMHSAREFMGADDVASYAQAMTAFLTPAS, from the coding sequence ATGTCTTCCACGCGTGCCGATGCTCGGGGTCTCTGTAATTTCGTCGACCTGTCGCCGTCGCCGTTCCACGTCTGCGCCACCGTCGCCGCGGCGCTGACCGAGGCGGGCTTCGTCGAACTGCACGAGCAGCAGGCCTGGCCCTCCGAGCCGGGACGCTTCTTCCTGGTGCGCGGCGGGTCGCTGATCGCGTGGAGCACCGAGGGTGTCGCCGACGATCCGGCCGCGCCCTTCCGCATCGTCGGCGGGCACACCGACAGCCCCAACCTGCGGGTCAAGCAGCATCCCGATCTCACGTCGGCGGGCTGGCGGATGGTGGGGCTCGAACCGTACGGCGGTGCGTGGCTCAACTCGTGGCTCGACCGCGACCTCGGCATCTCCGGCCGCTTCACCGTGCGCGCGGCGGAGACGACCGAGGACGTCCTCGTCCGAGTCGACGCGCCGGTCCTGCGTGTCCCGCAGCTCGCCATCCACCTGTCCGAGGACCGCAAGGGCGTCCAGCTCGATCCGCAGCGCCACGTCAACGGCGTCTGGGGAGTCGGCACCGAACCGCGCTCGTTCATCGCGTGGGTCGCCGAGCAGCACGGAATCGACCCGGGCGCGGTGCTCGGCTGGGAACTGATGACCCACGACCTCGCACCGAGCGCGGTCGTCGGGCCGGGCCGCGACCTGGTCAGCGCACCGCGTCTCGACAACCAGGGCACCTGCTACGCCGGACTGCACGCCCTTCTCGCCGCCGCGGAACACGTCGCAGCGCACGGTGGCCCGATGCCGCTCCTCGCCCTGTTCGACCATGAGGAGGTCGGCAGCATGTCCGACCGCGGCGCCTTCTCGGAACTGCTCGACACCGTCCTCGAACGGATCGTCCTGCTCCGGGGTGGCGGCCGGGAGGAGTTCCTCCGCGCCCGCGCCGGCTCGATCGTCGCGTCCGGCGACATGGCGCACGCCACGCACCCCAACTACCCCGAGCGGCACGAACCCGCCCACCGCATCGCGGTCAACGGCGGACCGGTCCTGAAGGTGAACCAGAACCTGCGCTACGCGAGCGACGCGACCGGCGCCGGAGCCTTCGCGCTGGCCTGCGAGCAGGCGGGGGTCCCGCTGCAGCGGTACGTGCACCGCGCCGACCTGCCGTGCGGCTCGACGATCGGCCCGATCACCGCGTCGAGGACCGGCATCACGACCGTCGACGTCGGCGCCCCGCAGCTCGCCATGCACTCGGCGCGCGAGTTCATGGGCGCGGACGACGTGGCGAGCTATGCGCAGGCCATGACCGCTTTCCTGACCCCGGCATCGTGA
- a CDS encoding VOC family protein yields MTATIAMITFDTTDPAPIATWWAERTGGRIEQENDGWFFIVALPQGIRLGFQKVSDPTPGKNRVHLDLTAPDLDAEVERFVQAGAKEVHRENMGDDFRWVTLADPEGNLFCVAEGH; encoded by the coding sequence ATGACAGCGACCATCGCGATGATCACCTTCGACACCACCGACCCGGCTCCGATCGCGACGTGGTGGGCCGAGCGTACGGGCGGCCGCATCGAGCAGGAGAACGACGGCTGGTTCTTCATCGTCGCCCTGCCGCAGGGCATCAGGCTCGGTTTCCAGAAGGTGTCCGATCCGACGCCCGGGAAGAACCGCGTGCACCTCGATCTCACGGCCCCCGATCTCGACGCCGAGGTCGAGCGCTTCGTGCAGGCCGGCGCGAAGGAGGTCCATCGCGAGAACATGGGAGACGACTTCCGCTGGGTGACGCTCGCCGACCCCGAGGGCAACCTGTTCTGCGTCGCCGAGGGCCACTGA
- the purQ gene encoding phosphoribosylformylglycinamidine synthase subunit PurQ — translation MSARIGVITFPGTLDDVDASRAVKLAGGEAVSLWHGDADLKGVDAVIVPGGFSYGDYLRCGAIARFAPVMGKVVEAAQKGMPVLGICNGFQVLCEAGLLPGALTRNAGLHFVCRDEWLKVESNTTAWTSRYEAGAEILIPLKSGEGRYQASEKVLDELEGEGRVVFRFAGDNPNGSQRGIAGISSANGRVVGLMPHPEHATEALTGPSDDGLGMFYSVLDAVVNA, via the coding sequence ATGAGCGCACGCATCGGAGTCATCACCTTCCCGGGCACGCTCGACGACGTCGACGCCTCCCGCGCGGTGAAGCTCGCCGGTGGTGAGGCCGTGAGCCTGTGGCACGGGGACGCCGATCTCAAGGGGGTCGACGCGGTGATCGTGCCCGGCGGCTTCTCCTACGGCGACTACCTGCGCTGCGGTGCCATCGCACGGTTCGCACCGGTGATGGGCAAGGTCGTCGAGGCCGCGCAGAAGGGCATGCCCGTCCTCGGCATCTGCAACGGCTTCCAGGTGCTGTGCGAGGCGGGTCTGCTGCCCGGCGCGCTCACCCGCAACGCCGGTCTGCACTTCGTCTGCCGCGACGAGTGGCTGAAGGTCGAGTCGAACACCACCGCGTGGACCTCGCGCTACGAGGCCGGCGCCGAGATCCTCATCCCGCTCAAGTCGGGTGAGGGCCGCTACCAGGCATCGGAGAAGGTGCTCGACGAGCTCGAGGGTGAAGGTCGCGTGGTGTTCCGCTTCGCGGGCGACAACCCGAACGGTTCGCAGCGCGGCATCGCCGGCATCTCGTCGGCGAACGGCCGGGTCGTCGGTCTCATGCCGCACCCCGAGCACGCCACCGAGGCGCTCACCGGCCCCAGCGATGACGGACTCGGCATGTTCTACAGCGTGCTGGACGCGGTCGTCAACGCGTGA
- the purS gene encoding phosphoribosylformylglycinamidine synthase subunit PurS — protein MARVVVEVMPKAEILDPQGQAITGALSRLGFAGVTDVRQGKRFELEVDGSVGDEELEKIAESLLANTVIEDWAIRRIDGDA, from the coding sequence GTGGCGCGTGTCGTCGTCGAAGTCATGCCCAAAGCCGAGATTCTCGACCCCCAGGGTCAGGCCATCACCGGGGCGCTGTCGCGGCTGGGCTTCGCGGGCGTGACCGACGTCCGTCAGGGTAAGCGTTTCGAGCTCGAAGTCGACGGCAGCGTCGGCGACGAGGAGCTCGAGAAGATCGCCGAGTCGTTGCTCGCCAACACGGTGATCGAGGACTGGGCCATCCGGCGGATCGACGGTGACGCATGA
- a CDS encoding LLM class flavin-dependent oxidoreductase, with amino-acid sequence MIRALWSDEKGAAGIDGTYYRLTGAKRGPFPAHALGIWLGAYGKRMLDVTGRFAGGCLPSSFAAGPEKLGEMSARVDEGAHRAGRDPAAIRRLYNISGTFAETADGSRSDLERFAGEVAPRVRELVAAERR; translated from the coding sequence GTGATCCGCGCTCTGTGGTCGGACGAGAAGGGCGCGGCCGGGATCGACGGCACGTACTACCGGCTGACCGGCGCGAAGCGGGGCCCGTTCCCCGCGCACGCTCTCGGCATCTGGCTCGGCGCCTACGGCAAGCGGATGCTCGACGTCACCGGCCGCTTCGCCGGCGGATGCCTGCCGAGTTCGTTCGCCGCCGGGCCCGAGAAGCTGGGGGAGATGAGCGCCCGCGTCGACGAGGGCGCGCACCGTGCCGGGCGTGATCCCGCCGCGATCCGCCGGCTCTACAACATCTCCGGCACCTTCGCGGAGACCGCGGACGGGTCGCGGTCCGACCTCGAACGTTTCGCCGGTGAGGTCGCGCCCCGCGTGCGCGAACTCGTTGCTGCCGAGCGGCGTTGA
- a CDS encoding MBL fold metallo-hydrolase: MQLTHFGHSCILVEHLGAKLLFDPGNFSHGFEGITGLDAILVTHQHPDHADTTRLPALLEANPGAQLFSDPQSANLLDGDWTAVRPGDSFSVGSLTVRGTGGRHAVIHPDMPVIDNMAFLVGDDENPSRLLHPGDSLYIPHERVDVLALPSTAPWLKIWEAIDYLRAVNPRVAVPIHQGIVNDNGRGIFYGRYSEMAPEGTEFRVLPHEDGVEV; encoded by the coding sequence ATGCAACTGACCCATTTCGGCCATTCCTGCATCCTCGTCGAACACCTCGGCGCGAAGCTCCTTTTCGACCCCGGAAATTTCTCCCACGGGTTCGAGGGCATCACCGGACTCGACGCGATCCTCGTGACCCACCAGCATCCCGACCACGCCGATACCACCCGGCTGCCCGCGCTCCTCGAGGCCAACCCCGGAGCGCAGTTGTTCTCCGACCCGCAGTCGGCGAACCTGCTCGACGGCGACTGGACCGCGGTGCGTCCCGGCGACTCCTTCTCGGTGGGTTCGCTGACCGTACGCGGCACCGGCGGACGGCACGCGGTGATCCACCCCGACATGCCCGTCATCGACAACATGGCCTTCCTCGTGGGCGACGACGAGAATCCGTCGCGGCTGCTGCACCCCGGCGACTCGCTGTACATCCCGCACGAGCGCGTCGACGTGCTGGCCCTGCCGTCGACCGCGCCGTGGCTCAAGATCTGGGAGGCGATCGACTACCTGCGCGCGGTGAATCCGCGGGTCGCCGTGCCGATCCACCAGGGCATCGTCAACGACAACGGTCGCGGCATCTTCTACGGCCGGTACAGCGAGATGGCGCCGGAGGGCACCGAATTCCGCGTGCTGCCGCACGAAGACGGCGTCGAGGTCTGA
- a CDS encoding FAD-binding dehydrogenase — protein MDADVIVVGAGLAGLVAVGELIDAGRKVLLVDQENSNNIGGQAFWSFGGLFFVDSPEQRRLGIKDSYELALQDWMGTAGFDREIEDRWPRRWAQAYVEFAAGEKHAWLEQRGLKIFPMVNWAERGGYDAAGHGNSVPRFHITWGTGPGLVEIFERKLLEGVERGLVTLKHRHRVDELVVTDGAATGVRGAILEPTDAARGVASSRTVVGDFEFSAGAVIVTSGGIGGNYDLVKKNWPKRMGEPPKHMLSGVPAHVDGRMLEITEKAGGNIVNRDRMWHYTEGITNYDPVWPDHGIRILPGPSSLWLDATGKRLPVPLFPGFDTLGTLEYIVSTGYDHTWFVLDQKIIEKEFGLSGSEQNPDLTGRSLRLLLQRVRSGAPGPVEAFKERGVDFVVRDTLADLVAGMNELTPEAPLDYEQVRSVVEARDREMDNKYTKDLQVAAVRSARAYVPDRVVRIAAPHRILDPKAGPLIAVKLHLLTRKTLGGLETDLSSRVLRSDGSVFDGLFAAGEVAGFGGGGVHGYRSLEGTFLGGCIFSGRAAGRAAAR, from the coding sequence ATGGATGCTGACGTGATCGTGGTGGGGGCGGGACTCGCGGGGCTCGTGGCGGTCGGTGAACTGATCGACGCCGGTCGCAAGGTTCTGCTGGTCGATCAGGAGAACTCGAACAACATTGGTGGGCAGGCCTTCTGGTCGTTCGGTGGGTTGTTCTTCGTCGACAGTCCCGAACAGCGACGACTCGGGATCAAGGATTCCTACGAACTCGCCTTGCAGGACTGGATGGGGACCGCCGGCTTCGACCGCGAGATCGAGGACCGCTGGCCGCGGCGCTGGGCCCAGGCCTACGTCGAGTTCGCCGCGGGGGAGAAGCACGCCTGGCTCGAGCAGCGCGGGCTGAAGATCTTCCCGATGGTCAACTGGGCCGAACGCGGCGGATACGACGCTGCAGGGCACGGCAACTCGGTCCCGCGATTCCACATCACCTGGGGTACCGGTCCGGGCCTCGTCGAGATCTTCGAGCGCAAGCTCCTCGAAGGCGTCGAACGCGGTCTCGTCACGCTGAAGCACCGCCACCGGGTCGACGAACTCGTCGTCACCGACGGCGCCGCCACCGGTGTGCGCGGAGCGATCCTCGAGCCCACCGACGCGGCGCGCGGCGTGGCGTCCTCCCGCACCGTCGTCGGGGACTTCGAGTTCTCCGCCGGAGCCGTGATCGTCACCTCCGGCGGGATCGGGGGCAACTACGACCTCGTGAAGAAGAACTGGCCGAAGCGGATGGGGGAGCCGCCGAAGCATATGCTCAGCGGGGTGCCCGCGCACGTCGACGGCCGGATGCTCGAGATCACCGAGAAGGCCGGCGGGAACATCGTCAACCGCGACCGCATGTGGCACTACACCGAGGGCATCACCAACTACGACCCGGTGTGGCCCGATCACGGCATCCGCATCCTGCCCGGCCCGTCGTCGCTGTGGCTCGACGCCACCGGCAAGCGGTTGCCGGTGCCGTTGTTCCCCGGCTTCGACACGCTCGGCACCCTCGAGTACATCGTGAGCACGGGTTACGACCACACCTGGTTCGTGCTCGACCAGAAGATCATCGAGAAGGAGTTCGGGCTCTCCGGCTCCGAGCAGAATCCCGACCTCACCGGGCGCAGCCTCCGCCTGCTGCTGCAGCGGGTCAGGTCGGGTGCCCCCGGACCGGTCGAGGCCTTCAAGGAGCGCGGTGTCGACTTCGTCGTCCGCGACACGCTCGCCGATCTCGTGGCGGGCATGAACGAACTCACCCCCGAGGCGCCGCTCGACTACGAGCAGGTGCGTTCGGTGGTCGAGGCCCGGGACCGCGAGATGGACAACAAGTACACCAAAGACCTGCAGGTCGCGGCGGTGCGCTCGGCGCGGGCCTACGTACCCGACCGCGTCGTCCGCATCGCGGCGCCGCACCGGATCCTCGACCCCAAGGCCGGACCGCTCATCGCGGTCAAGTTGCACCTGCTCACCCGCAAGACGCTCGGCGGGCTCGAGACCGACCTGTCCTCGCGCGTGCTGCGGTCGGACGGGTCGGTCTTCGACGGCCTCTTCGCCGCCGGTGAGGTCGCCGGCTTCGGTGGTGGCGGCGTCCACGGCTACCGGTCGCTCGAGGGCACCTTCCTCGGCGGATGCATCTTCTCGGGCCGGGCGGCGGGTCGCGCCGCCGCCCGCTGA
- a CDS encoding DUF2334 domain-containing protein, whose translation MSGRMIVSVSGIRDVTRDLVDAFARETDARGVPLSLFVAPRLKDHYRLVRDPATQEWLLERREGGDAIVLHGYDQAATKRRRAEFATLPEHEARLRLLAADRVLEETGLRTRLFAPPRWRASPGAVTALPQVGFRMMADNAGIHDLVAGTVTKTRLYALGDGAGSDVWRCRAMVMGASRTARRGELLRLAIAAPRLAESGPRQAILDAVDLALHHGAEPTVHAWRPRPSNSRVA comes from the coding sequence ATGAGCGGACGGATGATCGTGTCGGTGTCGGGGATCCGGGACGTCACGCGCGACCTCGTGGACGCCTTCGCCCGTGAGACGGACGCGCGTGGAGTGCCGTTGTCGCTGTTCGTCGCACCCCGCCTGAAAGACCACTACCGCCTCGTGCGGGATCCGGCGACGCAGGAGTGGCTGCTCGAGCGACGCGAGGGCGGCGACGCGATCGTGCTGCACGGTTACGACCAGGCGGCGACGAAGCGACGTCGCGCCGAGTTCGCGACGCTGCCCGAGCACGAAGCACGGTTGCGCCTGCTCGCCGCCGACCGTGTGCTCGAGGAGACCGGACTGCGCACCCGGCTGTTCGCACCACCGCGATGGCGCGCGTCGCCGGGCGCAGTGACAGCACTTCCGCAGGTCGGTTTCCGGATGATGGCGGACAACGCGGGGATCCACGATCTGGTGGCGGGCACCGTGACGAAGACGCGGCTGTACGCGCTCGGTGACGGTGCGGGGTCGGACGTGTGGCGCTGCCGTGCGATGGTGATGGGCGCGTCGCGGACGGCGCGGCGCGGGGAGCTGCTGCGTCTGGCGATCGCCGCTCCCCGGCTCGCCGAGTCCGGACCCCGGCAGGCGATCCTCGACGCCGTCGACCTCGCGCTGCACCACGGTGCCGAACCGACCGTCCACGCCTGGCGGCCGCGTCCGTCGAACAGCCGCGTGGCGTGA